Proteins from one Synechococcales cyanobacterium T60_A2020_003 genomic window:
- the rlmN gene encoding 23S rRNA (adenine(2503)-C(2))-methyltransferase RlmN, protein MSYAAPVSTVVPTLSSTTTSSRPLLGASLTELTEWVQQQQQPAYRGKQLHQWIYQQGARSLLDISVFPKAWREQVAQTPIGRSQIHYRAEASDGAVKYLLRLSDGNIIETVGIPTEKRLTVCVSSQVGCPMACDFCATGKGGFLRNLERHEIVDQVLTVQEDFQQRVSHIVFMGMGEPLLNTASVLEAVRSLNEDVGISQRSITISTVGIPGHIRRLGDHHLQVTLAVSLHSPFQALREQLIPSAKHYPIETLLQECRDYVGQTGRRVSFEYILLANVNDQAHHAEALARLLKGFQNHVNLIPYNPIQDADYQRPAHKDVRAFEQILKNNGIAVSIRYSKGLDADAACGQLRASQKAAEG, encoded by the coding sequence ATGTCCTACGCTGCACCCGTGTCTACAGTAGTTCCCACCCTTTCCTCCACCACCACAAGTTCTCGTCCCCTGCTCGGAGCCTCCCTCACCGAACTGACGGAATGGGTACAGCAGCAGCAGCAGCCCGCCTACCGGGGTAAGCAGTTGCACCAGTGGATTTATCAGCAAGGGGCGCGCTCGCTCCTCGATATCTCGGTTTTTCCAAAGGCATGGCGAGAACAGGTGGCCCAAACTCCGATTGGGCGATCGCAAATCCATTACCGTGCTGAAGCCAGTGATGGGGCAGTCAAGTACTTGCTGCGGCTCAGCGATGGCAACATTATTGAAACTGTTGGCATCCCCACCGAAAAACGCCTCACAGTTTGCGTGTCATCTCAAGTGGGCTGCCCAATGGCCTGCGATTTTTGCGCGACGGGCAAAGGGGGATTTCTGCGGAACCTGGAACGCCATGAAATTGTGGATCAGGTGCTCACGGTTCAGGAAGATTTTCAGCAGCGGGTGAGCCACATCGTGTTTATGGGGATGGGCGAACCGTTGTTGAATACGGCTAGCGTTCTGGAAGCGGTGCGATCGCTCAACGAAGATGTGGGGATCAGCCAGCGATCGATCACGATTTCGACCGTCGGCATTCCGGGACATATTCGCCGTCTAGGCGACCATCACCTCCAAGTCACCCTTGCCGTGAGTCTCCATTCCCCGTTTCAAGCCCTGCGCGAACAGTTGATTCCCAGCGCCAAACATTATCCCATTGAAACGCTGCTGCAAGAATGCCGCGACTATGTCGGCCAAACGGGACGCCGGGTTAGCTTTGAATACATCCTGCTCGCCAATGTGAACGATCAGGCACACCATGCTGAAGCCTTGGCACGTCTGCTCAAAGGATTTCAGAATCATGTGAATTTGATTCCCTACAATCCCATCCAAGACGCCGATTATCAACGTCCTGCCCATAAAGACGTCCGTGCCTTTGAGCAAATTCTCAAAAATAATGGCATTGCGGTCAGCATTCGATACTCAAAAGGACTGGATGCCGATGCCGCCTGTGGTCAGCTTCGAGCCAGTCAAAAAGCGGCTGAAGGTTGA
- a CDS encoding replication restart DNA helicase PriA, whose product MQMVRCPNCGSPAARYYQTPRIQTQCSACDYYMVTCAHTGSVVEAYAPGISVRTGGGLQMR is encoded by the coding sequence ATGCAAATGGTGCGCTGCCCGAATTGCGGCAGTCCAGCCGCCCGTTACTATCAAACGCCGAGAATTCAAACGCAGTGTTCAGCCTGTGATTACTACATGGTGACCTGCGCCCACACGGGAAGTGTTGTCGAAGCCTACGCGCCAGGAATTTCTGTCCGGACTGGCGGCGGGTTGCAGATGCGCTAG